In Bacteroidales bacterium, a genomic segment contains:
- a CDS encoding T9SS type A sorting domain-containing protein yields the protein MKKSVLYFVFSVLFVFMTGFAFAQCTPDVNVVDPDGTGRMDPDTLHVNSGDVAGISITVICPLTGDAGGGTINIHHIKVTSLLNQPAWLTYVCNPGNCELNAGVRNCVWVSSPSSVPSGDDTIYMDVLVDVYMDLGGVPVGPVASNFNGGTIVLIRHPEGYGVTENAKFDLIAPQPNPFNSTVKLGCYTEKSQEVSLKIFDMIGKEVYSEKMIAGNGENFFIFDGSNLNDGVYFYSVIDSQNRIITKKLVKSR from the coding sequence ATGAAAAAATCAGTACTTTATTTTGTTTTCTCTGTCCTGTTTGTTTTTATGACAGGTTTTGCATTTGCACAGTGTACACCTGATGTCAATGTAGTTGACCCTGATGGAACCGGTCGTATGGATCCGGATACACTTCATGTTAATTCTGGAGATGTAGCAGGAATTTCAATTACAGTTATCTGTCCATTAACCGGAGATGCAGGAGGTGGAACTATTAACATTCATCATATAAAAGTAACAAGCTTGCTTAATCAACCAGCATGGTTGACTTATGTTTGTAATCCTGGTAATTGTGAGCTTAATGCAGGAGTTAGAAATTGTGTATGGGTTTCATCACCTTCATCAGTACCTTCTGGCGATGATACAATATATATGGATGTTCTTGTGGATGTGTATATGGATTTGGGGGGGGTTCCAGTTGGCCCGGTTGCTTCAAATTTTAATGGTGGAACAATTGTTCTTATAAGACACCCCGAAGGATATGGCGTAACTGAAAACGCAAAGTTTGATTTAATAGCCCCACAGCCTAATCCTTTCAACTCAACAGTAAAACTTGGTTGCTATACAGAAAAATCTCAGGAAGTAAGCTTGAAAATTTTTGATATGATAGGAAAGGAAGTTTACAGCGAAAAAATGATTGCCGGCAATGGAGAGAACTTTTTTATTTTTGATGGTTCAAATCTTAATGATGGTGTTTATTTTTATTCTGTTATTGATTCACAAAATCGTATTATCACCAAAAAACTTGTTAAATCAAGATAA
- a CDS encoding efflux RND transporter periplasmic adaptor subunit, protein MKKKKIIRFSIIGVVLIIILLAVGKKTGVIGKKTSIEVATEKVEKRTITETVSASGKIQPEVEIKISPDVSGEVVELNVKEGDKVKKGDLLAKIKPDIYESYYERAMATLNAQKAAEANAKARLSQVKAQFINSKATFERNEALWKQKVISQSEYDAALAAFEVAKEEVSAAEESYKAAQYNVGSTYAALKEAKENLTKTNIFSPVDGTISKLSIELGERVVGTSQFAGTEIMRIANLNEMEVDVDVNENDIVRVKKGDTAIIEVDAYLNRKFKGIVTEIANSAEVSGISADQVTNFSVKIRILQESYKDLIKPDKPELSPFRPGMSATVEIQTKTVYNVLSIPIQAVTVREDSNNVDNINETKEKNTNTVTEKKKNESQEKEIVFIYVDNKAKIKEVKTGIQDNMYIHIVSGLDENNEVITAPYIAITKTLKNDATVKKVDKKTLFSEKK, encoded by the coding sequence ATGAAAAAGAAAAAAATCATACGCTTTTCAATAATTGGAGTCGTTTTAATTATCATACTTCTTGCTGTGGGTAAAAAAACCGGAGTAATCGGCAAAAAAACAAGTATAGAAGTAGCAACAGAAAAAGTGGAAAAGCGAACAATTACTGAAACAGTTTCGGCAAGTGGTAAAATACAGCCTGAAGTAGAAATTAAAATATCTCCTGATGTATCGGGTGAAGTCGTGGAGTTAAATGTAAAAGAAGGCGATAAAGTTAAAAAAGGCGATTTGCTGGCAAAAATTAAACCGGACATTTACGAGTCCTATTATGAAAGAGCGATGGCTACACTTAACGCACAGAAAGCTGCAGAAGCCAATGCCAAAGCAAGGTTGTCGCAGGTTAAAGCACAGTTCATCAACAGCAAGGCAACTTTTGAACGCAATGAAGCTCTGTGGAAACAAAAAGTAATTTCACAATCGGAGTATGATGCGGCTCTCGCAGCTTTTGAGGTAGCAAAAGAAGAAGTATCTGCGGCAGAAGAATCATACAAAGCTGCACAATATAATGTTGGAAGTACTTATGCTGCATTGAAAGAAGCAAAAGAAAACCTGACCAAAACAAACATTTTTTCCCCTGTTGACGGAACCATATCCAAACTTAGTATTGAGCTCGGCGAACGTGTAGTGGGAACATCGCAGTTTGCAGGTACGGAAATCATGCGTATCGCCAACTTGAACGAAATGGAAGTGGATGTGGATGTAAACGAAAACGATATCGTGAGAGTTAAAAAAGGCGACACAGCAATCATAGAAGTGGATGCATACCTGAACAGAAAATTCAAAGGAATTGTAACTGAGATTGCCAATTCAGCAGAAGTATCAGGAATCAGTGCCGACCAGGTAACAAATTTTTCGGTAAAAATCAGGATATTGCAGGAAAGCTATAAAGACCTGATTAAACCTGACAAGCCGGAGCTTTCACCCTTCAGGCCAGGAATGTCTGCTACTGTGGAAATACAAACCAAAACCGTTTACAATGTCTTATCAATCCCCATACAAGCAGTAACCGTCAGAGAAGACAGCAATAATGTGGACAACATAAATGAAACAAAAGAAAAAAACACTAACACTGTTACTGAAAAAAAGAAAAACGAAAGTCAGGAAAAAGAAATAGTCTTTATTTATGTTGATAACAAGGCAAAAATTAAGGAAGTGAAAACAGGAATACAGGACAATATGTACATTCATATTGTCAGTGGACTTGATGAAAACAACGAAGTTATTACCGCACCCTATATTGCCATAACTAAGACTTTGAAAAATGACGCCACAGTGAAAAAAGTGGATAAGAAAACATTGTTCTCTGAAAAAAAATAA
- the tsaB gene encoding tRNA (adenosine(37)-N6)-threonylcarbamoyltransferase complex dimerization subunit type 1 TsaB, translating to MAFLLLIETSGIVCSVALSKGYTLLAINESHIKNSHSELICDFTHDVLKKAHADISALDAVVVSMGPGSYTGLRIGVSVAKGLCYALEKPLISVGTLAAMAFGATAFHKDLLEDAIFCPMIDARRMEIYTALYDFHNKEIMPPSAEIINEASFSDILQHQKVMFFGDGMEKCKHLLQKHKNANFLDNFQASAAYMVSEGFRKYQEQQFEDIAGFEPFYLKEFIAGKPNVKGLK from the coding sequence ATGGCATTTTTATTATTGATAGAAACCTCGGGCATTGTTTGCTCTGTTGCTTTGTCAAAGGGTTACACATTGTTGGCCATTAATGAAAGCCATATTAAAAATTCACATTCAGAACTTATCTGTGATTTTACTCATGATGTTTTGAAAAAGGCACACGCAGATATTTCTGCTCTTGATGCAGTGGTAGTGAGTATGGGGCCGGGTTCTTATACAGGCTTGCGAATAGGTGTTTCGGTTGCCAAAGGTCTGTGTTATGCCCTTGAAAAACCTCTTATCAGCGTCGGGACTCTGGCAGCTATGGCTTTCGGGGCAACCGCATTTCATAAAGACTTACTCGAAGATGCTATTTTTTGCCCTATGATAGATGCCCGCCGCATGGAAATTTATACGGCTCTATACGACTTTCATAATAAAGAAATCATGCCACCTTCTGCAGAAATCATAAATGAGGCAAGTTTTTCCGATATACTGCAACATCAAAAAGTTATGTTTTTCGGCGACGGCATGGAAAAATGCAAGCATCTCTTACAAAAACATAAGAATGCAAATTTTCTAGATAATTTTCAAGCTTCTGCAGCATATATGGTATCTGAAGGTTTCAGAAAATATCAGGAACAACAGTTTGAGGATATTGCTGGTTTTGAACCTTTTTACCTTAAGGAATTCATTGCAGGAAAGCCCAATGTGAAAGGTTTAAAATAA